The Zobellia alginiliquefaciens genome contains a region encoding:
- a CDS encoding RagB/SusD family nutrient uptake outer membrane protein yields MMKNVYITLFFISVGLMTFSCNDDLLDTEPLDKYTEQDIWSDANLAQGFIYNTYNSVLPELLVNPADPDPKGGGAGNDDFTDNTVLVQANKVALDLIDPFFDAGWAKNNSYYWYGNAPLGLKNPIKENSFEVIRDCNLIIEKTTASEGIPENIKPGLIAQGKMLRALMYYSKARLFGKYVIVDRVLTQEDDLKLPRTETIKETYDFIIKDLQEAAAALPVASNAEAGELTKGAAYAMLAEIALHGAAYIESGKQDYYDISKKASEDLFALGYGLDPNYAQIFNNYDNALNSSEIILGLYTNIDATLCVLTPMQRIVPNMEVAKTEGTPKLNESFLGWTTAMPSVDLVDDYLVTDTDGIAKKWDETSYYQDFESNGGFLSDAIYNEHRDARFFASIVQDSSLLFTNTVTTRIGGNMHYEQSTKGTGASTISGYFIRKGIYPDIEGYKAVNFTNYHQVITRLGRAYLNYAEVMLRLNDAETAVEYINKTRVQHGQLPELMAGMTIDEVWEWYKIERRVELFFENDRYWSLLRWGKEAGGGIIPELNSKEHTYFEISEDGKGFENKPIVLKPSNQKKRFSTRRYLFPVPENERILNEKLDQNPGW; encoded by the coding sequence ATGATGAAGAACGTATATATAACCCTATTTTTTATTTCGGTCGGCCTCATGACATTCTCATGTAACGACGACCTTTTAGATACCGAACCCCTAGATAAATACACTGAACAAGATATTTGGAGCGATGCTAACCTTGCCCAAGGTTTTATCTATAACACCTATAATTCTGTGTTACCAGAGTTATTGGTAAACCCAGCGGACCCTGACCCTAAAGGCGGTGGGGCCGGCAATGATGACTTTACGGACAACACCGTACTGGTTCAAGCCAATAAAGTTGCTTTAGACCTAATCGACCCATTTTTTGATGCCGGTTGGGCCAAGAACAATTCCTACTACTGGTATGGTAACGCTCCTCTCGGTTTAAAAAATCCTATTAAAGAAAATTCTTTTGAAGTAATTAGAGATTGTAATCTGATCATTGAAAAGACAACAGCTTCTGAAGGGATTCCCGAGAATATCAAACCAGGATTAATAGCACAAGGCAAAATGCTACGTGCGCTTATGTATTATTCAAAAGCGCGCTTGTTCGGCAAATATGTCATTGTTGATAGGGTTCTTACGCAAGAAGACGATTTAAAACTTCCTAGAACAGAGACCATCAAAGAAACGTATGACTTTATCATTAAAGACTTGCAAGAGGCCGCGGCAGCCCTTCCTGTGGCCAGCAATGCTGAAGCAGGTGAACTTACAAAAGGAGCCGCCTACGCCATGCTCGCAGAAATTGCCCTTCATGGAGCTGCCTATATAGAAAGTGGAAAACAAGACTATTATGATATTTCCAAAAAAGCAAGTGAAGACCTTTTTGCATTAGGTTATGGTTTAGATCCTAACTATGCCCAAATATTCAACAATTATGATAATGCTTTAAATTCCTCGGAAATTATCCTTGGTCTATATACCAATATTGATGCTACACTTTGTGTTTTAACCCCTATGCAGCGGATTGTTCCTAACATGGAAGTGGCAAAAACCGAAGGCACGCCCAAGCTGAACGAATCGTTTTTAGGGTGGACAACAGCAATGCCATCTGTAGATTTAGTAGATGATTATTTAGTAACCGATACAGACGGAATAGCTAAAAAATGGGATGAAACATCGTACTATCAAGATTTTGAAAGCAATGGCGGATTTCTTTCGGATGCCATTTACAACGAGCATCGTGATGCGCGTTTCTTTGCATCCATCGTACAGGACTCATCACTTCTTTTTACAAATACGGTAACCACTAGAATTGGCGGCAATATGCATTATGAGCAAAGTACCAAAGGTACAGGAGCCTCCACTATCTCAGGATACTTTATTAGAAAAGGTATTTACCCGGATATTGAGGGGTACAAGGCCGTTAACTTCACAAATTATCACCAAGTAATTACCAGATTGGGGCGTGCGTATTTAAATTATGCAGAAGTAATGCTACGTCTCAATGATGCGGAAACGGCAGTTGAGTACATTAATAAAACCAGGGTTCAACATGGTCAACTTCCTGAACTGATGGCAGGCATGACCATAGACGAAGTTTGGGAATGGTATAAAATAGAGCGCCGTGTAGAATTGTTTTTTGAAAACGATAGGTATTGGTCACTTTTAAGGTGGGGAAAAGAAGCCGGAGGTGGTATCATCCCAGAGCTAAACAGTAAAGAGCATACGTATTTTGAGATATCTGAAGATGGCAAAGGGTTTGAGAACAAACCGATAGTATTAAAGCCAAGCAATCAGAAAAAACGCTTTTCAACAAGACGTTACTTGTTTCCCGTACCTGAAAACGAGCGCATTCTTAATGAGAAATTAGACCAGAATCCAGGTTGGTAA
- a CDS encoding DUF5018-related domain-containing protein translates to MKKYIKLLMFLLVGTSMTSCLKSDLEELPAFSDAEITNFRFEYRWIDDSQDYNRLQVVQLDTETNIDSENQKVTCTISVPDSSGDFPEIIRTQVSLSDIVGYADISTAATLAPSNGAPALGEVGDFSSNNLNYEVTAADGTKVIWSLTIAEFNK, encoded by the coding sequence ATGAAAAAATATATAAAATTACTAATGTTCTTGCTTGTAGGCACCTCAATGACCTCATGCTTAAAATCAGATTTGGAGGAGCTTCCCGCATTTAGCGATGCCGAAATCACCAATTTTAGATTTGAATACCGGTGGATAGATGACAGCCAAGACTACAACCGCCTTCAGGTGGTTCAATTGGATACCGAAACAAATATTGACTCAGAAAACCAAAAGGTTACCTGCACAATATCGGTACCCGATTCAAGTGGTGATTTTCCAGAAATAATCCGTACCCAGGTAAGCCTTTCAGATATTGTCGGTTATGCCGATATATCTACTGCGGCCACCTTGGCTCCTTCAAACGGAGCTCCTGCTCTTGGAGAGGTAGGGGATTTTAGCAGCAATAATCTAAACTACGAAGTTACCGCCGCAGATGGGACTAAAGTGATATGGAGTTTGACCATTGCAGAATTCAACAAATAA
- a CDS encoding sulfatase family protein, whose translation MITYAIQTLEFILKFSLVGLLTLTSNPTDKEKDSKAERPNILFCIADDASMKSFGAYGDTFVNTPSIDRLAKEGVVFENAYNGNPKCSPARACILTGKYSWQLKEAADHNGRFPLEFKSYPQLLEQKGYRVGYTGKGWGPGVYDTKDNPAGPQHNAIKLEPPYKGITDVDYAANFEAFLEEGAKDAPFCFWLGTKEPHRFYELDSWKKAGRRLEEANVPPFYPDNEVVRGDLLDYANEVEWFDTHVGKAIKTLEKKGLLENTLVVITSDHGMPFPRVKGQIYEEGFHIPLIAYWKGKIISGRTVSDFVSFSDLAPTFMEVAGEAPHLQMTGRSIKKQLFASQSGRIDAARDHVLLGKERHDLGRSNEDGTDLAYPVRAIKNDSLLYVHNIKPERWPIGNPEYGFMNTDGSPTKSYLTNLKPEDEEYHYFEMNFDKKPEHELYNIQKDPHCINNLAEKPQYEPVIKKLRTQMETELIAQGDPRTLGKGEIFDNYIYYGKRLDYKTGKRLPPLKYTKKTH comes from the coding sequence ATGATAACTTATGCCATACAAACCTTAGAATTTATTTTAAAATTCAGTCTTGTTGGTCTGCTTACGCTTACCTCAAACCCAACGGATAAAGAAAAAGATAGTAAGGCCGAACGTCCCAATATTTTATTCTGCATTGCCGATGACGCCTCAATGAAAAGTTTTGGCGCCTATGGTGATACGTTTGTAAACACCCCTTCCATTGACCGTTTGGCCAAAGAAGGTGTGGTATTTGAAAATGCGTACAACGGAAATCCTAAATGTTCACCGGCACGTGCCTGTATTTTAACGGGCAAGTACAGCTGGCAATTAAAAGAAGCGGCCGACCATAACGGTCGCTTTCCTTTGGAATTCAAGTCCTACCCACAATTATTGGAGCAAAAAGGTTATCGCGTAGGCTATACTGGTAAAGGCTGGGGACCTGGTGTTTACGACACCAAAGATAATCCTGCAGGGCCGCAACATAACGCCATCAAACTAGAACCGCCTTACAAAGGAATTACGGATGTAGACTATGCCGCAAATTTTGAGGCATTTTTAGAAGAAGGCGCCAAGGATGCTCCCTTCTGCTTTTGGTTAGGAACCAAAGAGCCACATCGATTTTACGAATTGGATTCTTGGAAAAAAGCAGGACGCAGGCTAGAAGAAGCGAATGTTCCGCCCTTCTACCCAGATAATGAAGTGGTACGTGGCGATTTGTTGGACTATGCCAACGAAGTAGAATGGTTTGACACCCATGTGGGCAAGGCCATAAAAACATTGGAAAAAAAGGGGCTGTTAGAAAACACCTTGGTGGTTATTACCTCAGATCACGGTATGCCTTTCCCAAGGGTAAAAGGTCAGATTTACGAAGAAGGTTTTCATATACCCTTAATTGCCTATTGGAAAGGGAAAATCATCTCCGGTCGTACGGTGAGCGATTTTGTAAGCTTCTCGGATTTGGCGCCAACATTTATGGAGGTCGCAGGTGAAGCTCCACATCTGCAAATGACAGGTAGGAGCATTAAAAAACAACTTTTTGCTTCTCAGTCGGGTCGAATTGACGCAGCTCGTGATCACGTACTTCTAGGAAAGGAACGGCATGATCTGGGCCGATCTAACGAAGATGGCACCGATTTGGCATATCCTGTAAGAGCCATAAAAAACGACTCTCTTTTATACGTTCACAATATAAAACCAGAAAGATGGCCTATTGGCAATCCTGAATATGGTTTCATGAATACCGATGGTTCTCCAACAAAAAGCTACCTCACAAACTTAAAACCCGAAGATGAAGAGTATCATTATTTTGAGATGAATTTTGATAAGAAACCGGAACATGAACTTTACAACATTCAAAAAGACCCACATTGCATCAACAATTTAGCAGAAAAACCTCAATACGAACCTGTAATTAAAAAACTTCGCACCCAGATGGAAACCGAGCTCATTGCTCAAGGCGACCCCAGAACACTGGGCAAGGGAGAGATATTTGACAATTACATCTATTACGGCAAAAGACTGGATTACAAAACCGGTAAACGCCTGCCTCCATTAAAATATACAAAAAAGACCCACTAA
- a CDS encoding sulfatase, which yields MHYNSLFKNHCLFLILFLMCPWCNWAQEKQPNIIFILVDDLGYADVGFNGSTYFETPALDALAKESLIFDNAYMYPTCSPSRAALFTGKQSFRTGVYTVPVLEKGDAEENIFSRWTVGKEHTIYAKPLAEAGYKSIHVGKWHIVGPYPEKELAMDWPIQQRLDQPQPGDFTWVENHKTPTVKQYYPEGRGFIKNVGGTFRGDPALEEGGYKSERGGYRAPFSNPFIEPKADDEWLTDRLAADAIEFIDDHKSNPFLVNLHFYAVHRPIKNRNDALFDKYMNKPGDPITGQGMGKNKERMASYATMVQSMDENIGKIMAYLKKNNLEENTVLIITSDNGYHPIASENLKMRGAKGEIYEGGIKVPALIHWPGKVKARRTEMPISVLDFFPTLMDAAQIDYKGQLDGNSLTPLFQKDNTFFRERPLFWHLASQYKNGTCSVIRKGDYKLIQFLADGKLELYNLKSDPMESNNVVKSEPKTTQKLLKELVTWRTKNDVPLPPNSSLSK from the coding sequence ATGCATTATAACTCATTGTTCAAAAATCACTGTTTATTCCTTATTCTTTTTCTAATGTGCCCATGGTGTAATTGGGCCCAGGAAAAACAACCCAATATCATTTTTATTCTTGTAGATGATTTAGGCTATGCCGATGTGGGTTTTAATGGTTCCACCTATTTTGAGACTCCAGCATTGGATGCTTTGGCAAAAGAAAGTTTAATTTTCGACAATGCTTATATGTATCCTACCTGCTCCCCATCAAGAGCTGCACTTTTCACTGGAAAGCAGTCCTTCCGAACCGGAGTGTACACCGTTCCCGTATTGGAAAAGGGAGACGCGGAAGAAAACATTTTTTCTAGATGGACCGTTGGCAAAGAACATACCATATACGCTAAACCTCTCGCCGAAGCGGGATACAAGTCTATTCACGTAGGCAAATGGCATATTGTTGGTCCATATCCTGAAAAAGAATTGGCTATGGATTGGCCTATTCAGCAGAGATTGGACCAACCCCAACCTGGAGATTTTACTTGGGTAGAAAACCATAAAACCCCAACCGTAAAACAATACTATCCTGAAGGAAGGGGCTTCATTAAAAATGTGGGCGGCACTTTTAGAGGTGACCCGGCCCTAGAAGAAGGAGGTTACAAAAGTGAACGTGGAGGCTACCGAGCTCCATTCAGCAACCCTTTTATCGAACCAAAAGCCGATGATGAATGGTTAACGGACCGATTAGCTGCCGATGCCATTGAATTTATAGACGACCATAAAAGCAATCCGTTTTTGGTCAACCTACATTTCTATGCAGTTCATCGTCCTATAAAAAATAGAAACGATGCGCTTTTTGACAAATACATGAACAAACCGGGAGATCCCATAACGGGGCAAGGCATGGGCAAAAACAAAGAAAGGATGGCCAGCTATGCAACTATGGTCCAGTCCATGGATGAGAATATTGGCAAAATCATGGCATACCTCAAAAAAAATAACTTAGAAGAAAACACCGTCTTAATTATTACCTCGGATAATGGCTATCACCCTATTGCTTCAGAAAATTTAAAAATGAGAGGCGCCAAAGGAGAAATCTATGAAGGCGGCATAAAGGTTCCTGCATTAATTCATTGGCCCGGTAAAGTGAAAGCGCGTAGAACGGAAATGCCCATTTCGGTTTTGGATTTCTTCCCTACTTTGATGGATGCTGCACAGATAGATTACAAAGGTCAGCTTGATGGAAACTCACTCACGCCCCTGTTTCAAAAGGATAATACGTTTTTTAGAGAACGACCCTTATTTTGGCATTTGGCAAGCCAGTACAAAAATGGCACTTGTTCGGTAATCAGAAAGGGAGATTATAAGTTGATTCAGTTTTTAGCCGATGGAAAACTAGAACTCTACAATTTGAAAAGTGACCCCATGGAATCGAACAACGTAGTAAAATCGGAACCAAAAACAACCCAGAAGCTACTTAAGGAATTAGTGACTTGGCGTACAAAAAATGATGTACCGCTACCTCCTAATTCCAGTCTCTCTAAATAA
- a CDS encoding sulfatase-like hydrolase/transferase, producing the protein MYLYKGISMRISKLLTNIFLVLLIAPVCWAQKKPTQKPNVVLIYADDLGRGMLGTYGQKMLTTPNIDKLAAQGMQFERAYGAMYCAPARASLLTGMHDCHGGDAMTVVKAGIYMKLDNGLTFDEIKTKIHQVAVPAKKDEVFLGEVAQRAGYTTGQFGKLEWGFATTPERLERHGWDHHFGYYDHVRCHGFYPPFLFEDGKKIEIPGNTHVDCAKTTEYDSPQNFAIRWNMEGKAVYSEHIIMDKMLAFMDENHPKKTNKPFFLYFPTQLPHGPTMVPEVHPELANNPNLTQWEKEYASMVKMLDDDVGRIYSKLEEMEILDNTIIVFTSDNGHEIYYPEEGRTSKNNVNVKGEEFDNITTRFNSRVTGDIFDGNNGMSGKKRDNWEGGVRVPLFWYWKDHIKAGAVSDQMVSNYDFLNTLAEIVGVPQIKEKDGVSYAKTLFGGKAKFRNYTIYSSKMGPALVTQDGWKLRYYLKEDIYQLYYLPDDYEEVKDLAKKHPQKIEKLKAILYKECNQNWKNGIGPVQKRI; encoded by the coding sequence ATGTATCTGTACAAGGGCATTAGCATGCGTATCTCTAAACTCCTCACAAATATATTCCTGGTTCTCTTGATCGCACCAGTATGTTGGGCGCAAAAGAAACCCACCCAAAAACCCAACGTAGTTTTAATTTATGCAGATGATCTAGGAAGAGGAATGCTGGGCACCTATGGTCAAAAAATGTTGACCACACCCAATATTGACAAATTAGCCGCCCAAGGTATGCAGTTTGAAAGAGCTTATGGCGCTATGTACTGCGCTCCCGCAAGAGCCAGCTTGCTTACTGGAATGCATGACTGCCACGGTGGTGATGCCATGACTGTAGTAAAAGCCGGAATCTATATGAAATTGGACAACGGACTTACCTTTGATGAAATTAAAACTAAGATTCACCAAGTAGCCGTACCTGCTAAAAAAGATGAAGTTTTTTTGGGTGAAGTTGCTCAAAGAGCGGGTTATACTACCGGGCAGTTTGGAAAATTGGAATGGGGTTTCGCTACCACTCCTGAACGTTTGGAGCGCCACGGGTGGGACCATCACTTTGGATACTATGACCATGTACGATGCCATGGCTTCTATCCTCCTTTTTTGTTCGAGGATGGAAAAAAAATTGAGATTCCGGGAAATACGCATGTAGACTGTGCCAAAACCACCGAGTACGATTCTCCGCAAAATTTCGCTATTCGCTGGAACATGGAGGGTAAAGCGGTCTATTCCGAACATATTATAATGGATAAAATGTTGGCGTTCATGGATGAGAACCATCCCAAAAAAACGAACAAACCTTTTTTTCTCTATTTCCCTACCCAATTACCTCATGGACCGACCATGGTTCCAGAAGTACATCCAGAATTGGCCAACAACCCCAACCTGACCCAATGGGAAAAGGAATATGCTTCCATGGTAAAAATGTTAGATGACGACGTAGGACGAATTTATTCGAAATTGGAAGAAATGGAAATTTTGGACAATACCATTATCGTTTTTACATCGGACAACGGCCATGAAATCTATTATCCTGAAGAAGGTCGCACCTCAAAAAACAACGTAAATGTTAAAGGCGAAGAATTTGATAATATCACCACTCGTTTCAACAGCCGGGTTACCGGCGATATTTTTGATGGCAACAATGGCATGTCCGGAAAAAAGCGCGACAATTGGGAAGGTGGTGTACGTGTCCCCCTATTCTGGTATTGGAAAGACCACATAAAAGCTGGTGCAGTTTCAGACCAAATGGTGAGCAACTATGACTTTTTAAATACGCTTGCTGAAATTGTAGGCGTGCCCCAAATCAAAGAAAAAGATGGAGTTTCCTATGCCAAAACCTTATTTGGAGGAAAAGCAAAATTCCGTAATTACACCATTTATTCTTCAAAAATGGGGCCTGCTTTGGTCACTCAAGATGGCTGGAAGTTAAGATACTATCTAAAAGAGGATATTTATCAACTCTATTACCTGCCGGATGATTATGAAGAGGTGAAAGATTTAGCCAAAAAGCATCCCCAAAAAATAGAAAAACTAAAGGCCATTCTCTACAAAGAATGCAATCAAAACTGGAAAAATGGAATAGGGCCTGTCCAAAAAAGAATTTAA
- a CDS encoding glycoside hydrolase family protein has product MSKKYTATLFLVLTFAISHGQQHTQSNDRKKKKASEMVVERERPAEWNKLVLGGRFMDRFLPMPDLGGMTSDTWGSPGVLPRDINNGVESPIWSYWGGNTLLEEEDGKYHLFVCRWPENAEKGHMAYHDSRVVHGVSESPFGPFRIAGEVGHGHNPTWYRIKKGRYVLYAIDKYYVAQHINGPWKEGIFEFDKRDRETSSAHNFMHNCTFAQREDGSFLMVNRHGYSWFSKDGLAKWNMVGEKSVYPPVEGKYEDPVIWKDNVQYHLIVNDWLGRIAWYLRSKDGVDWKVEPGEAYMPGISVHEYGEKEDWHKYERIRILQDEKGRAIAANFAVIDTLKYEDLPNDHHSSKLIVVPLIKDKLLTLLNENKITPKTKEIRVKIEAESDFNPQTDIDFNSLRFGASEKVNFGKGSQLIRSEKLGKDLVLIFNGKGNGLTADNFAGKLLGKDKKGKLLFGYTRLPQVEYIQPMLSARAPMITKTSEGYTIEVKVENFGQIASTETKILLTLIEKEKEKELASGKVKPIKPFQEVTVSFPSKIKLQKGTTYTVKSTILTDDNEPVHFTKTITLQE; this is encoded by the coding sequence ATGTCAAAAAAATATACCGCCACACTTTTTCTCGTATTGACTTTTGCAATTTCGCATGGGCAACAGCATACACAATCCAACGACCGAAAAAAGAAAAAAGCCAGTGAAATGGTCGTAGAAAGAGAGCGTCCGGCCGAATGGAACAAACTGGTTTTAGGCGGCCGTTTTATGGACCGGTTTCTTCCCATGCCCGATTTGGGAGGTATGACTTCCGATACTTGGGGATCGCCCGGTGTACTACCAAGGGACATCAACAATGGTGTTGAGAGCCCCATATGGTCCTATTGGGGAGGAAATACCTTACTGGAGGAAGAAGATGGCAAATACCATCTTTTTGTTTGCAGGTGGCCAGAAAATGCAGAGAAAGGACATATGGCGTATCATGACAGTAGGGTTGTTCACGGGGTTTCTGAATCACCATTTGGACCGTTTAGAATTGCCGGGGAAGTTGGCCATGGGCACAACCCTACTTGGTACAGAATAAAAAAAGGCAGATATGTTCTTTATGCCATAGACAAATATTATGTGGCCCAACACATTAACGGCCCGTGGAAAGAAGGGATATTTGAGTTTGATAAACGTGATAGAGAAACTTCTAGTGCCCATAATTTCATGCACAACTGCACCTTCGCCCAACGTGAAGACGGTTCTTTTCTGATGGTCAACAGACACGGATATTCGTGGTTCAGTAAAGACGGCCTGGCCAAATGGAATATGGTTGGCGAAAAATCTGTATATCCGCCGGTGGAAGGCAAATATGAAGACCCTGTTATCTGGAAAGACAATGTACAATACCACCTGATCGTAAACGATTGGCTGGGAAGGATTGCTTGGTACTTGCGCTCTAAAGACGGTGTAGATTGGAAAGTAGAACCCGGTGAAGCTTATATGCCCGGAATTTCGGTTCATGAATATGGAGAAAAGGAAGATTGGCACAAATACGAACGTATCCGAATACTACAAGATGAAAAAGGCCGGGCCATTGCCGCCAACTTTGCCGTTATTGACACTTTGAAATATGAAGACCTGCCCAATGACCATCACAGCTCTAAATTGATTGTTGTTCCATTGATAAAGGATAAGTTACTAACCCTATTGAACGAGAATAAAATCACTCCAAAAACAAAAGAGATTCGAGTAAAAATAGAAGCTGAAAGTGATTTTAACCCACAAACCGATATTGATTTCAATTCATTACGCTTTGGGGCTTCGGAAAAAGTAAATTTCGGAAAAGGAAGCCAACTCATCCGAAGCGAAAAACTAGGAAAAGACCTTGTTCTTATTTTTAATGGAAAAGGTAACGGACTCACAGCAGATAATTTTGCGGGAAAACTACTGGGTAAGGACAAAAAAGGAAAATTGCTCTTTGGCTACACCCGTTTACCGCAAGTTGAATACATACAACCTATGCTATCCGCTAGAGCACCAATGATTACAAAAACCTCCGAGGGCTATACTATTGAAGTGAAAGTGGAGAATTTTGGACAAATAGCATCCACAGAAACCAAAATTCTACTCACCCTCATTGAAAAGGAAAAAGAAAAGGAGTTGGCTTCAGGAAAAGTAAAGCCCATAAAGCCTTTTCAAGAAGTTACAGTGTCATTTCCTAGTAAAATAAAACTACAAAAAGGAACTACCTACACGGTTAAGAGCACCATCCTTACAGATGATAACGAACCTGTACATTTCACCAAAACCATCACATTACAAGAATAA
- a CDS encoding twin-arginine translocation signal domain-containing protein — protein sequence MNNRRDFIKKAGMGVALAGITGPLAARTTPSHFEISNKKGASEGEKVKIKVTKPLFCPYNSDGTPAQKGGDAYYFLSDSFTHNPFTIPASGMSGSPIIRDAAGKFVGFMTSFGFENSTFSFDGKETLTINVPDGQELFVDESGNGDEAWKAYNTKMMHRLNIQPYKVHPHFWADVEYCTWVEQKIQSNVPKGHFNLLNHDFVAKYLDKIIEYGYPKGKMTLDHGWGQFPDGSLNSGYGSWHPDPKKFPDFHKTMDLINEKGFTPGLWIAFPKIHGASTIAQSSPNLLGAFRAQGKTKYDKGVRWLNPKADIFEYASETIYRFHKMGVRKFKIDMSYNTKSDMLHIHKELYKAAKGIDETIEMEFHVPDIFFTKFTDVTRTNDVWLNDKYDWPARVKTHYEISYKSSPGRGINLDHIGGNAEKDITEEKYLQHLEMFKSKIGYPLVSVLPHHISQKCVDQTGDYLWDYEKGPRNIISDFYL from the coding sequence ATGAACAATAGAAGAGATTTTATAAAAAAAGCGGGCATGGGTGTTGCTCTTGCTGGTATTACTGGCCCATTGGCCGCAAGGACTACTCCCTCTCATTTTGAAATATCCAATAAAAAAGGAGCTTCCGAAGGTGAAAAAGTAAAAATAAAGGTAACCAAACCTCTATTTTGCCCGTACAATAGTGATGGTACGCCAGCTCAAAAAGGCGGTGATGCCTATTATTTTCTAAGCGATTCTTTTACCCATAATCCGTTTACGATTCCGGCAAGTGGAATGAGTGGTTCACCTATTATTCGCGACGCCGCAGGTAAATTCGTTGGTTTTATGACCTCTTTCGGTTTCGAAAATTCAACCTTTAGTTTTGATGGAAAAGAAACCTTAACGATTAACGTTCCGGATGGCCAAGAACTTTTTGTGGATGAAAGTGGCAATGGCGATGAAGCCTGGAAAGCTTACAATACCAAAATGATGCATCGCTTGAATATTCAACCGTATAAAGTCCATCCTCATTTCTGGGCCGATGTTGAATATTGTACTTGGGTAGAACAGAAAATACAATCCAATGTTCCCAAAGGACACTTTAACCTATTAAATCATGACTTTGTTGCGAAGTATTTGGATAAAATTATTGAATACGGATATCCAAAGGGAAAAATGACATTGGACCATGGCTGGGGCCAATTCCCTGACGGTAGTTTAAACTCCGGTTACGGTTCGTGGCATCCGGACCCGAAGAAATTTCCCGATTTCCACAAGACCATGGACCTTATCAACGAAAAGGGTTTCACCCCTGGTCTTTGGATCGCTTTCCCAAAAATACATGGTGCCAGTACTATTGCTCAAAGCTCCCCCAATCTCTTGGGTGCTTTTAGGGCACAAGGCAAAACCAAATACGACAAAGGTGTGCGTTGGCTCAATCCTAAGGCGGATATTTTTGAATATGCCTCAGAAACCATTTACCGTTTTCACAAAATGGGGGTTCGAAAGTTTAAAATTGATATGTCTTACAACACAAAATCGGACATGCTACACATACATAAAGAACTATACAAAGCGGCAAAAGGCATTGATGAAACTATTGAAATGGAGTTTCACGTTCCCGATATTTTCTTTACCAAATTTACGGATGTCACCCGAACCAACGATGTTTGGCTCAATGATAAATATGATTGGCCCGCCCGTGTAAAAACACATTATGAGATTTCCTATAAGTCCTCACCAGGCCGCGGTATCAACTTGGATCACATTGGGGGAAATGCGGAAAAGGACATCACCGAAGAAAAATACCTCCAGCATCTAGAAATGTTCAAATCCAAAATAGGATATCCTCTGGTTTCTGTACTTCCACATCATATCAGCCAAAAGTGTGTTGATCAAACCGGTGATTACCTGTGGGATTACGAAAAAGGACCTAGAAACATCATTTCGGACTTTTATTTATAA